A segment of the Lycium ferocissimum isolate CSIRO_LF1 chromosome 5, AGI_CSIRO_Lferr_CH_V1, whole genome shotgun sequence genome:
tttctttggtttgaTGAATTTATGAACTCAAGTACTGCAAGAATCAATTGGGGGTTTGAGCACGCAAAGGTTACCAACACACACTCACTGGTAAGTGGAAACTTGTCAGTAACTTTTCGAGCATTAACAAGATAGTAGTACCATATATGTAAATTAAAGTTAGTAAAGTCAGTAGATTTAGTCAGACAACTACACAATTCATCAGTATCTTTCAAATCATAAAATAGCTACACCCCAGTTCTTTCTACAGTAGTATACTTGATATAACTAGAGAGGAAATAGTCAAAAATCCATTGAACAGCTCTCTTGTCCTCTTTAATTCCACAAGTACAAAGAGCTATATGGCATGTGAACCCTTGATGGTCCATTTACTAGTAGGCATCAATCACTCAATGGACACCACCATTAAATACTTTATCTACTCTCTCTAGCAACAGTGTACAATTTGTTTCTCAGTATTCCAATAATCAGTACTCCCTTCTTTGGAGGGTTAAATTTTTTAGGGGACAGTTAAAGGGATAGGGTGCTGATTTTGAGGGGCCGTGGTGGTCTATAGAAACTACCTTGCTTTTTTAACAAAGCTAAAGCTAATGTACAGAACTACAAAGATAGATAGcaaatttctttttccaaaaatttccccTATGCTAAAACAAAATTCACCTCAAGATTTCAACCTGATTCTGCTTTTTGCACGGTAGTCTTGAATAGGAGTACATATAGCTTGTGATCCATGGAGAAATAGATGAAACCACCTACTGAATGTGTGACAAAAGAACCAAAACTGGTCCCTACTATACAATGCCATGCTGGTCCATAGACCCCATCAAACTcctgaaaaatcaagaaaacatattttaacaaaatcaattcaatCAAAAGCTCAAATCTCATAATCACCAAGAATGCACAACAATCATTAAAGTGTTTACCTTTTTGAGGGAAAATCCAAGGGATTTGGATGAGAACTTTTCCAAGCTATCATGAGCTTTTCTTGCAAAATCTACAGCATGAATCTGCATAAATGGTGGCATATCCACAGACACAACTTTAACACCATTGCAAGAGAAGAAATCAGCTAACTCAGCCTGTGTGCAGCTGAATGATTTCCTCCTAGAAAAATATGTCCTTTTGATCTTATTATCACTAACCCCTTGTTGAAACCCCTTCAACTGTTCACTATCTTGACTCTTGGATAACAGTGCTAATGCCCTTTTAACATCCACCTCTTTCTTCAACTCCTTCTCCTTGTTAGGTACTTTCTTGATTTCACCTTTTTCGTGCAAGACAATAGCTTTATCAATATCTTTTTGCCCATCTACCACATATCTCCTCCCCATATGTTGGCTCTTTGACTTGGTCAAAGCAGAGCAAGAGGAATCAAAAACAGTGTTAGCAGCAGCAAGAGTTTTGGCCTGTAAATGAGTGTCAACAGGAGGATGTCTACTATGACCAGATTTGAGTATTTTGTGGTTTGCATAGAGCTTAGAGAAGTGAGTAGAGATGTTTTGGACAGTGGGTGAGAGAGTGGGATCCGGTGGGTGGTGGGGTTTAGTGTTGGTGGTGGAGATGGTGGCTGAGAAAGGGGTAGGTTTAGGTTGCTTTTTGAGGGTGGGATCCATTGAAAAACTCTAGTCTTTGGAGGGTCTGTGCAGCCAAGGCCCTATTTTGGGGATAACTAGAAATGAAAGGGAAAAGAGAAATGAGAAATAGTGTAATTTAACGGGGGTGAAGGGTGATTATGTTGGggaatgtgtagaaatgaagggGTGGGGTTCAAGTAGTGTACAACTAGTTCCCTAGAGTGGGACCTGTGAGAGTTGAGCCTTAGATCTGGTTTTCCACCTAAAGTGCGCCGCTTGCGGAGAAATATAAGGCTAACATTGACCTCGCTGTTGGTTCATCTACTTGGACTCTTTCTTGTagcaaaattaaattaatattatgacaaacaaaaagTGATGAAATAtcttatattttcttcattGCCCATATGATAAGTATCCTCCGTCTGCATTCCGAAAGTTGCAGTTTGAGTCACCTAGAGAGCAAAAAAAAGAGTTTCTGAAGgaggggtatatatatatatattttgatagtaGTATATATTTCTAATTTAAGATTATAAGATTCATAAGtcttatgtatttattttctcaaaattcgtgtcaagtcaaattaaaataaaattattttctttttatccaTTCAAAATAGAATGacacaaacaacaacatacccagtgaaattcTACAATGTGGGCCTAAAAAGGataaagtgtacgcagatcttacccctatctcgaAAGATAGGGAgattgtttccgaaagaccctcggcttaatagaaaaccaaaataaaatgacACATTGTTATATTTCTAAATGAGAATATTTATAGCTATAGCTATATAATGTCATAAGATGCTTAAAattataagtttaaaaaaatcttATAACCACTCAAATATTATACTGTATTAACATATTCAAGACTACAAATttgaaagtcttttttttttttttttatattaaacttcgtaagtcaaattatgaagaaaataaatagtgTCTTTAACTTTCTTTCGTTCAGCTTTTGCCCCATCATATGGTAGAAATAAAATTTCAGTCTTTTATTATATAGATacatacttttttttatatagttggTGCTTTAACTAGTTATAACATATTATTATGTATCTTTAGGTTATCATATCACATTtgttataataaaattaaaaaaaaaaaaacactatttaGTATATGTCTAATTTGGTCTTGATGGTGCGAAAAATTAAAACACATTCGCACACAAAATTTAAACTCATTTAATGATTCGCAATTTCGCACCATTGTGGTAAAGTTGTCACAAATGTTGGGTGAAATCTTCGGGCTTATCTTATTGCAGCCGCATCTCAAATTCACAAAACTGGGATATGAGAGAGAGGGGGTCATGAAGTAAGGAGCTTCATTTATAGTCAAAGCTTAATGATGGGTGTGTCATATTTAATGATCCATCAAAATCATGTATTTGTTGTTTCATTCTTTGAAAGCAacaaaatgtgtgtgtgttttggtCAACAGTCAACACAGCCTAACACATACACACTGGCTGACTGGCCAACATACTTTAGTTGGTAAAGTTTGAATCTCGCAGCGTTGTTTTTCTTTGCTTGTTAACGCCAGATTGTAGATGTGACGTACATACAATCAATGGAGAAAAAATTTCGATCAATTTTGAATCTTGTCGTTCTCgactttttcttcaatttatagctATTAAATTCCTCACCCATTTCTAAAGATGGTAAGCTTAGATTAACAACTCCTAAACCGTTAGATTTCCAGAAATCACAAAATGAACTTGGAAAGGAAAATCATTAGTTTTCATGTTACATTTCTTTTTCCTCCTACAGTAAAGTACTATGTTTTTAAGCAGAATGTGCAAAACAAAAATACTCCTCCGTGCAAAATTATACGTATGCGTAGTTCTTAAAAATAATTATgccaaattatttatcgttttaaaagttcaagacacaattaattattgtttcctcattttacacttagtagaattttatcaccaatgaacataaaacataaatagagtaaacatttaatagagagaaattataacttaaacataaataagggtaaagtagTCAAATCCCTTTCTTAATTAATACTTCTTTAAGGGTCatgtaaaccaaaaaaaaaggacttaCAGAAGGAGTACAAAGTAGGCATGGAATGAAAGGGATAGGAGCTGCAGCAAATCTTCTTAAAAAAGGGACGGCAGCATGGATCGCCATACAATGCACCAGAGTATACTGTCTGTTGGGAAAAATTTCtattatataaaaattttaCTTACTAGTTTTGTCCCACAAAGTATAGTAAGATTAGAACCCATGAAGCCAACATGCGCTTAAATTGAAGACAATATTTTATTAAACAAACTCAGTCAAACACTACTGGATAGATAGTCTAAGCATAAGAGACAACCAGGAACTACAATTCCCATGCCTTAAGAACATGTGGTATCAGGTCCACCTCGTTGCAGTTATCCATTAAATCCAATATATTTTTGTAAAGGGGGCACGTTATACAGGAAAATTCAATCCAAAAGACTAGAGTtgtttttttgaagaaaaaatcaaaGCAACAAGTTTGAGCAAGGACCACAAACCAGTGACATCACGAGCTGAGGATTCTTTCATGCATTCAAATGCATATGCTTGTTGCAGACTTTGAGATTAGTTGTTATGGTCTGAATTACAGATGAATTTGCTTTAACAAGAAATTACATATCAATGAATGAAAAAGATCACTTGAGGATTAGTAGCCAAAGGATGACTTTGATAAGAAATCACACCTAAATGGTTAAACTCAAGCAATAGTAACTAAGAATTAATAACTCAAAACAATTAGAATAAAGCTGGATTATTCATTTCTTTGTACCTTGTGAGAACTTCTGAATGCTCCTCCAGGTACATACTATACAAACCTTAATTAAATCAAATTCAGAAGAACCCTAACGGACACACTAGCAGAGCCGtctgaaattaaaatttaaaaaatattacatcCCAGCTGCTCCAGGAGTTGGAGAGATGCTAAAACATTGCCCCTTCACCATTACCTTGCCATTGAAGAGCAATTAGGATGTAATTACGTACAATTTCAAGGGTAAAAATGATGCATATCATGATGTTGAGAAAACTTGGATGCAGAAGAGCAAAATAACTTTGGCATCGGCACCTTGACATGTAAACACAAGCAGCATTGATTGAAATTCCACGAACTTGACAGCTGAACAATAGGCAGGAAGTGTAAACTAATGGTACAATTGAACAACGTCGAGTAAAGTCATTATTGAATCAATACTCTTCTGTTATGAAATTACCTAGGCACATTAATTAGATTAAGCAAAAACATGCAATCAACATTATAGACTTATTGTATCCTCTACCTAGATAAAATGCAATTCTACCATGCAATTTAATGATTCTACTAGTAGAACTTTCcttgtttctttaatttttaactgTTCTTTTTCGTTTTGTCGCCGCCTTTCCCTACCATTTACTCTACTtacataaaatttatcttaAACCAATAACATTAGGAGACTATTGTAGCTTTTCAGTAACTACATTGACTATAAACTAAGATACAGCTACTAACACAGGTTTTGTGATCATTCACAAGATTATCATTGCAAAGGAGCATTAATATCTCATGTTATATATCTGGTCCTTTCATTAAAAAGTCCATCCTAACAAATATGTGCAAATCACTAATGCAACACCCAACCTAGTAGCTAAATAACAATGAACCCCTAATAACATCTCTCTGTTTTTCCAGGAGGGGGTGATAccaccttttcttttcttaatatAACTGatttaaataagaaaagaaatttaaaaacctCTTCCTCCTGGTTTTAGCGCATCAAAAGGAAGCCCAATATAGCCCCTTGGGAATCTAAAGACAGCAATGCACCTTAACCTCcagtttgtttgttttttccgTTTATCTGTTGGCATGTCTACCCCCTTGGGAATCTAAAGACAGCAATGCACCTTAACCTCcagtttgtttgttttttccgTTTATCTGTTGGCATGTCCTCTTGTTCGTCTAGCAGCGTAAGTGATAAAAAAGTCAAAAACATAACACAGCGGAAAAGctgatgtgtttttattgacGATGGTCTTAGTGCCAGCTTGGTTGCACCACGACTATTAACGAGTAGCTGCTACTTCCCACCAGTACCAGATCACTCTGCCGGCCAGGTTGCTTGGCTTAGGCAGATGGGACAAACATTGATGTTAATGAATCCTCCTTCAACATTCTGAAACCCAAGTT
Coding sequences within it:
- the LOC132055880 gene encoding uncharacterized protein LOC132055880 encodes the protein MDPTLKKQPKPTPFSATISTTNTKPHHPPDPTLSPTVQNISTHFSKLYANHKILKSGHSRHPPVDTHLQAKTLAAANTVFDSSCSALTKSKSQHMGRRYVVDGQKDIDKAIVLHEKGEIKKVPNKEKELKKEVDVKRALALLSKSQDSEQLKGFQQGVSDNKIKRTYFSRRKSFSCTQAELADFFSCNGVKVVSVDMPPFMQIHAVDFARKAHDSLEKFSSKSLGFSLKKEFDGVYGPAWHCIVGTSFGSFVTHSVGGFIYFSMDHKLYVLLFKTTVQKAESG